Proteins encoded in a region of the Sugiyamaella lignohabitans strain CBS 10342 chromosome B, complete sequence genome:
- the SAC7 gene encoding Sac7p (GTPase activating protein (GAP) for Rho1p; regulator of a Tor2p-mediated, Rho1p GTPase switch that controls organization of the actin cytoskeleton; negative regulator of the RHO1-PKC1-MAPK cell integrity (CWI) and membrane fluidity homeostasis signaling pathways; potential Cdc28p substrate; SAC7 has a paralog, BAG7, that arose from the whole genome duplication; GO_component: GO:0005938 - cell cortex [Evidence IDA] [PMID 23878277]; GO_component: GO:0005737 - cytoplasm [Evidence IEA]; GO_component: GO:0005856 - cytoskeleton [Evidence IEA,IEA]; GO_component: GO:0005622 - intracellular [Evidence IEA]; GO_function: GO:0005096 - GTPase activator activity [Evidence IEA]; GO_function: GO:0005100 - Rho GTPase activator activity [Evidence IDA] [PMID 9038344]; GO_process: GO:0035024 - negative regulation of Rho protein signal transduction [Evidence IGI] [PMID 9038344]; GO_process: GO:0090038 - negative regulation of protein kinase C signaling [Evidence IMP] [PMID 10625705]; GO_process: GO:0090038 - negative regulation of protein kinase C signaling [Evidence IGI] [PMID 11713681]; GO_process: GO:0090038 - negative regulation of protein kinase C signaling [Evidence IMP] [PMID 12207708]; GO_process: GO:0032321 - positive regulation of Rho GTPase activity [Evidence IDA] [PMID 9038344]; GO_process: GO:0032956 - regulation of actin cytoskeleton organization [Evidence IGI] [PMID 2183030]; GO_process: GO:0032956 - regulation of actin cytoskeleton organization [Evidence IGI] [PMID 9038344]; GO_process: GO:0060237 - regulation of fungal-type cell wall organization [Evidence IGI,IMP] [PMID 10625705]; GO_process: GO:0060237 - regulation of fungal-type cell wall organization [Evidence IGI] [PMID 12949174]; GO_process: GO:0007165 - signal transduction [Evidence IEA]): MASAASPPSKSSLATWWKQFKQRPHLKDDELDYLSDSEGASGSGSASAEGGASGGIYVSGRPKLRHLSHSSSAIGTIRSPSNQSVSVNGSGGGASGYGSASSGIGGGSGYNSAVGTNAMSPETFQADSGASDNAIFGVPLKQSVDYAWVPISLTDPETGESFKYGHIPVIVAKCGRYLKKNATSVEGIFRLSGSARRIKELQVIFSTPTRYGKDLDWTGFNVHDAANVLRRYLNNLPEPIVPLQFYEQFRDPLREYPRVVEYLTQQSAATSAALGAGASGLSSLPSYRREQAQAQAFAQAQAQAQAAAGNQGGDDTSNHGPTIPLSASVPRSITLGLSNEESTSRSRTGSGSSIGAGTTGSIGTGQATASSTTLSASPGQSPFLPARTSSAQQQLQSTQQNGHTSTQPSQASQTTPEIGSILHSDINAAVDRYQHLISILPPLNRQLLMYILDLLSVFAARAEENLMPAANLAAIFQPSILSHPNHDMSPQEYHLSRSAIEFLVQHSNKFLTHVENEAIRQHQQDKRDGKTTDLADPRAASSTAGAPGSTGLEPVNINSATESTPESTTTSGNGSVSRTSGTTTTFVTPNPYSKQTYENGSGGSSGGGLTVHRRRHSKSLSSVGSSGPPVPIVGSNYHSIQRVPVASISQEPNTTTAAAGGAPPPLQYQRQPSDDSNGFLTTIKRTVSITRRPSQRRSTSGSSTSSAARLRSSSGAKPTPGTLGGSVVSTPTAQSPAPQAVNIPEIITTNASQVDITTPSPGFEAVSLQNTPGASPPLEPTRSPDSKKGLSNLFSRKSKSPNRGRASSDDYTRPEPSNFSNQSIDQAMAMLSTTGTTDLGSGSSGVPGGMHHIQSSLPPPQQPFLHHSNHSNSSLGQSSTTSGGGAGDSDYDTGNPRPQDDSGSPNRKTKSRWRRSLMMFNMAGVGDSFHDLSNTSTTSSYGASHVPDLQTGDNLSPTNSAIRSQSPGRWFKKKALNRGRSSSRDGNHPDPDAPSDTAPQ, from the coding sequence ATGGCATCGGCTGCATCCCCCCCTTCAAAGTCTTCTCTGGCTACGTGGTGGAAGCAGTTCAAGCAGCGACCGCACCTGAAGGACGACGAGCTGGACTATCTGTCTGATTCGGAAggtgctagtggtagtGGAAGTGCCAGTGCTGAAGGAGGTGCGAGTGGTGGTATATATGTCAGTGGCCGGCCGAAACTGCGACATTTGTCGCATTCCAGCAGTGCTATTGGCACCATTCGATCTCCCAGTAATCAGAGTGTATCAGTAAACGGGTCTGGAGGAGGTGCTTCAGGTTACGGTAGTGCAAGTAGCGGTATTGGTGGAGGCAGTGGGTACAATAGTGCTGTGGGTACTAATGCCATGTCTCCAGAAACATTCCAAGCCGATAGCGGTGCCAGTGATAATGCTATATTCGGAGTTCCCTTAAAACAGTCTGTGGATTATGCATGGGTACCGATCAGTTTGACCGATCCTGAGACTGGCGAGTCGTTTAAATATGGCCATATCCCGGTGATTGTGGCTAAATGTGGTCGGTATTTAAAGAAAAATGCTACTTCTGTAGAGGGAATTTTCCGGTTGAGTGGTTCAGCACGAAGAATTAAAGAACTACAGGTTATATTCAGTACGCCGACCAGGTATGGAAAAGATTTGGATTGGACTGGGTTTAATGTTCACGATGCTGCTAATGTACTAAGGAGGTATCTGAATAACCTACCAGAGCCAATTGTGCCATTACAATTTTACGAGCAGTTTCGAGATCCACTTCGTGAGTATCCTAGAGTTGTCGAGTATTTGACACAGCAGTCAGCAGCGACTTCAGCAGCTCTTGGAGCAGGTGCTTCGGGACTGTCGTCGTTACCTAGCTATAGACGAGAACAGGCTCAAGCGCAAGCTTTtgcacaagcacaagcacaagccCAAGCGGCAGCGGGAAATCAAGGAGGTGATGATACATCGAATCATGGGCCAACAATTCCTCTTTCAGCATCAGTTCCTAGATCTATTACTCTAGGACTGTCAAATGAAGAATCAACTTCGAGGTCAAGAACCGGTTCGGGTTCAAGTATAGGAGCTGGTACTACTGGTAGTATCGGTACCGGACAAGCCACGGCATCTTCTACTACTCTGAGTGCTTCACCAGGTCAATCTCCATTCCTACCAGCAAGAACAAGCTCAgcacaacaacaattacaATCAACACAACAAAATGGTCACACTAGCACCCAACCATCACAAGCATCACAAACAACACCCGAGATAGGAAGCATTCTCCACTCGGACATTAATGCCGCAGTAGATAGATACCAACACCTGATTTCGATCTTACCACCACTCAACCGCCAACTTTTGATGTATATTCTAGACCTGCTATCAGTATTTGCAGCAAGGGCCGAAGAGAATCTCATGCCAGCAGCAAACCTGGCGGCCATTTTCCAACCCAGCATTCTATCGCATCCAAACCACGACATGTCTCCACAAGAGTATCATTTATCACGATCTGCCATTGAATTTCTCGTTCAACATAGCAACAAGTTTCTGACTCATGTTGAGAACGAAGCCATTagacagcatcaacagGATAAACGAGACGGTAAAACTACCGACCTAGCAGATCCACGAGCTGCAAGTTCAACAGCTGGTGCACCAGGGTCCACTGGTCTTGAACCTGTAAACATCAACAGTGCCACAGAAAGTACCCCTGAAAGCACCACGACTAGTGGTAACGGGTCAGTCAGTCGAACTAGCGGAACCACCACTACCTTTGTAACGCCCAACCCATATTCTAAACAGACGTATGAAAATGGAAGTGGAGGTTCAAGTGGAGGTGGATTGACTGTTCATAGAAGACGACACAGCAAGAGTTTAAGCAGTGTGGGCTCGTCAGGACCACCTGTACCAATTGTAGGATCTAATTATCATTCCATTCAAAGAGTACCAGTAGCATCGATCAGCCAAGAACCAaatacaacaacagctgctgctggaggagcaccaccaccactacaGTATCAACGACAGCCATCTGATGATTCAAACGGGTTTCTAACGACAATTAAAAGAACCGTCAGCATCACTCGACGACCATCGCAACGGCGGTCTACATCTGGTTCTTCGacatcttctgctgctaggCTGCGGTCCAGCAGTGGAGCAAAGCCAACACCTGGTACACTTGGAGGATCAGTTGTATCAACTCCTACGGCACAAAGTCCAGCTCCACAGGCTGTCAATATTCCCGAGATCATTACTACCAATGCCAGTCAAGTGGATATAACGACGCCGAGTCCAGGATTCGAAGCAGTATCGCTTCAAAACACACCTGGggcatcaccaccactcGAACCGACACGGTCTCCAGACAGTAAAAAGGGGTTATCCAACTTATTTTCGCGGAAATCTAAGTCACCTAATCGAGGACGGGCCAGTTCTGACGACTATACGAGGCCTGAACCAAGTAACTTTTCgaatcaatcaattgatCAAGCAATGGCTATGCTGTCAACGACTGGAACTACCGATCttggtagtggtagcagCGGAGTTCCTGGTGGAATGCACCATATTCAATCTTCCTTGCCACCTCCACAACAGCCATTTCTGCACCACAGCAACCATTCGAACAGTTCGTTAGGCCAATCTTCGACGaccagtggtggtggagctggtgatTCGGACTACGATACAGGAAACCCACGACCACAAGACGACAGTGGGTCACCGAACCGCAAAACAAAGTCCCGATGGCGTCGTTCGCTCATGATGTTCAATATGGCAGGAGTCGGCGACTCGTTCCATGACCTGtccaacaccagcaccacctcGAGCTACGGAGCTTCACACGTTCCCGACCTACAAACCGGCGACAACCTCTCACCAACCAACTCGGCCATCCGGTCTCAAAGCCCTGGCCGCTGGTTCAAAAAGAAGGCTCTCAACCGAGGTCGTAGTTCCAGTCGCGACGGCAACCATCCCGACCCGGACGCCCCCTCGGACACCGCTCCCCAGTAG
- the RVS167 gene encoding amphiphysin (Actin-associated protein with roles in endocytosis and exocytosis; interacts with Rvs161p to regulate actin cytoskeleton, endocytosis, and viability following starvation or osmotic stress; recruited to bud tips by Gyl1p and Gyp5p during polarized growth; homolog of mammalian amphiphysin; GO_component: GO:0030479 - actin cortical patch [Evidence IDA] [PMID 10393809]; GO_component: GO:0030479 - actin cortical patch [Evidence IDA] [PMID 16239147]; GO_component: GO:0005737 - cytoplasm [Evidence IEA,IEA]; GO_component: GO:0005737 - cytoplasm [Evidence IDA] [PMID 24390141]; GO_component: GO:0005856 - cytoskeleton [Evidence IEA,IEA]; GO_component: GO:0043332 - mating projection tip [Evidence IDA] [PMID 10393809]; GO_component: GO:0043332 - mating projection tip [Evidence IDA] [PMID 19053807]; GO_function: GO:0003779 - actin binding [Evidence IEA]; GO_function: GO:0008092 - cytoskeletal protein binding [Evidence IPI,ISS] [PMID 10388809]; GO_function: GO:0008289 - lipid binding [Evidence IDA] [PMID 20610658]; GO_process: GO:0051666 - actin cortical patch localization [Evidence IMP] [PMID 8590801]; GO_process: GO:0006897 - endocytosis [Evidence IMP] [PMID 8590801]; GO_process: GO:0060988 - lipid tube assembly [Evidence IDA] [PMID 20610658]; GO_process: GO:0016192 - vesicle-mediated transport [Evidence IGI,IPI] [PMID 15802519]), which translates to MNIGTHTKDLVYIDAERRFKELEDETKKLHAESTKYSEAVNGMLKHQIEFSKAVEEIYKPISGRMSDPNSTRPEGNPEGIQACEQYRDVVFELQATLKPELEMIETRIVAPADELLKVIKAIRKMSVKRDHKQLDLDRHTATLTKLQGKKERSIKDEKNMYTAENNVEIAKQEYDYFNNLLKEELPKLFELEAEFIRPLFQSFYYMQLNIFYTLYNRMEEMKIPYFDLTADIEESFNRKRGDIQEQAEAIGITHFRVGHAKSKLELTKKKYGKETEAGAAGAAAGAGAYGAGAYGAGAAAAGSEGVPPPYQGYGQQPPQEKYVYQAPGAPAAAGYGQQPAYGQPAAAPAGYGQQPAYGQPAATAAQPVYGQPAAAAAAAAVPTAYSPSPVSPVAASPVAPVEYCTALYDYEAQAHGDLSIHAGDRIEIVQRTADPNGWWTGKLNGVQGVFPGNYVQLG; encoded by the coding sequence ATGAACATTGGCACACACACCAAGGATCTCGTTTACATTGACGCTGAGAGACGGTTCAAAGAGCTCGAAGACGAGACTAAGAAACTGCACGCCGAGTCGACCAAGTATTCCGAGGCAGTTAACGGTATGCTCAAGCATCAGATCGAATTTTCGAAAGCAGTGGAAGAAATCTATAAACCCATTTCAGGACGAATGAGCGACCCCAACTCGACGCGTCCAGAGGGTAATCCAGAGGGAATTCAAGCATGTGAACAGTATCGAGACGTTGTATTTGAATTGCAAGCGACATTGAAACCGGAGCTGGAGATGATTGAAACGAGAATCGTGGCTCCGGCCGACGAGCTTTTGAAGGTGATTAAAGCGATCCGTAAAATGAGCGTCAAACGAGACCACAAACAATTGGATCTCGACCGTCATACAGCCACTCTTACCAAACTACAGGGAAAGAAAGAACGGTCTATAAAGGACGAGAAGAATATGTATACGGCAGAGAACAATGTGGAGATCGCCAAACAGGAGTACGACTATTTCAACAATCTGTTGAAAGAAGAGCTACCAAAGCTGTTTGAGCTGGAGGCCGAGTTCATCCGTCCGTTGTTTCAATCGTTTTACTACATGCAACTCAACATCTTCTACACATTGTACAACCGTATGGAGGAGATGAAGATCCCATATTTCGACCTAACTGCCGACATTGAGGAGTCGTTCAACCGTAAGAGAGGCGATATCCAGGAACAGGCCGAGGCCATTGGAATCACGCATTTCCGAGTGGGCCATGCCAAGAGCAAGCTCGAAttgaccaagaagaagtacgGTAAAGAGACTgaagctggtgctgctggagctgctgctggagctggtgcctatggagcaggagcttatggagcaggagcagcagctgctggaagtGAAGGAGTTCCTCCACCCTACCAGGGATACGGACAACAACCTCCTCAAGAGAAGTATGTATATCAAGCACCTGGAgcccctgctgctgctggctaCGGACAACAACCGGCTTATGGtcaaccagcagcagcaccagctggtTATGGTCAACAACCGGCTTATGGtcaaccagcagcaacagcagcacaACCTGTGTATGGacaaccagcagcagcggcagcagcagcagctgttcCCACAGCATACTCGCCATCACCGGTGTCACCCGTGGCCGCGAGCCCTGTAGCACCTGTGGAGTACTGTACCGCGCTGTACGACTACGAAGCACAGGCCCACGGCGACCTGTCCATCCACGCGGGCGACCGCATCGAAATCGTGCAACGAACAGCCGACCCCAACGGCTGGTGGACGGGCAAACTCAACGGCGTCCAGGGCGTTTTCCCGGGAAATTACGTCCAACTGGGCTGA